One Phycisphaeraceae bacterium DNA window includes the following coding sequences:
- a CDS encoding glycosyltransferase: MRVMHVINCLSVGGTERQLLRLAAAQQADGDEVRIVTLLAKDTLREEAERAGLRVEALGLHGALALPRSLSRLRRSVAEFQPEVVQSWLYWANLASLIALGRRRKTRVAPIAWNIRQSLPKRASERLAMRLAIRLGARWSPLVDALIFNAEEARQDHHAAGYRNKREIVIHNAFDSATAPHGEAARRDARRRLGIPDDAQAIAHAARFHPMKDHAGFLVAVAPLLAARRDLIIVLFGRGVTAEACAEPLAEHAALRDAHHSGRLRFDGERLDLPEILPAFDLLVSSSAWGEAFANVLAEALMAEVPVVATDIGAARSIVQAAGRVVPPRDTEQLRSAIADLLARPPSERQALGRLGREHIEQRWGVEAVLHSYRAVWGEITHAAADLKNPA; encoded by the coding sequence GTGCGCGTGATGCATGTCATCAACTGCCTCTCCGTCGGCGGGACAGAGCGCCAATTGCTGCGACTGGCCGCCGCCCAGCAGGCCGACGGTGATGAGGTCCGCATCGTGACGCTGCTCGCGAAGGACACCCTTCGAGAGGAAGCCGAACGCGCTGGCTTGCGAGTCGAAGCCCTCGGTTTGCATGGAGCCCTCGCGCTGCCGCGCTCGCTCTCCCGATTGCGTCGGTCCGTGGCGGAGTTCCAGCCTGAAGTCGTGCAATCGTGGCTCTACTGGGCAAACCTCGCGTCACTGATCGCCCTGGGGCGACGCCGCAAGACCCGCGTGGCGCCAATCGCGTGGAACATCCGCCAGTCGCTGCCGAAGCGGGCTTCCGAGCGGCTCGCCATGCGATTGGCGATCAGGCTCGGCGCACGCTGGAGTCCCTTGGTCGATGCCCTCATCTTCAACGCCGAGGAAGCACGCCAGGATCACCACGCGGCGGGCTATCGCAATAAGCGCGAGATTGTCATCCACAACGCCTTCGACTCCGCCACCGCACCGCACGGCGAGGCGGCGCGGCGCGACGCCCGCCGACGACTCGGGATTCCGGACGATGCTCAAGCCATCGCCCACGCCGCTCGTTTCCACCCCATGAAGGATCACGCGGGCTTCTTGGTGGCCGTGGCGCCGCTGCTCGCGGCGCGGCGCGATCTCATCATCGTGCTCTTCGGTCGTGGTGTCACAGCCGAGGCGTGCGCCGAACCGCTCGCCGAACATGCCGCGCTGCGCGACGCCCATCACTCCGGACGGCTTCGCTTCGATGGCGAGCGCCTCGATCTTCCCGAGATCCTGCCCGCGTTCGACCTGCTGGTGTCTTCCAGCGCGTGGGGTGAAGCCTTCGCGAATGTGCTGGCCGAAGCGCTCATGGCGGAAGTGCCCGTCGTCGCCACGGACATCGGTGCGGCGAGGTCCATCGTGCAGGCCGCCGGTCGTGTCGTACCGCCGCGGGATACGGAGCAACTGCGCTCAGCGATCGCCGACCTGCTCGCGCGACCGCCTTCCGAGCGGCAGGCCCTTGGACGCCTCGGTCGCGAACACATCGAGCAGCGCTGGGGCGTCGAAGCTGTGCTCCACTCCTATCGAGCCGTGTGGGGAGAAATCACCCACGCGGCGGCCGATCTCAAGAATCCTGCGTGA
- a CDS encoding glycosyltransferase family 2 protein: protein MTTTVSDHGAHSLPSSEGRRLASIENPSPQAQRLAYLQELRRMSAQRSGGEEPRRRPSYYQREIVRLYRLLVPRGASVLELSIGDAPLLPHLEPARGVSVNMESGAVARARDRHPGLRFETVPSYDELESIGQESFDFVLIPDLLVDLWDVQAVFAAVRRFCHSGTRVIINSYSRLWQAPLAAARKLKLARPRLGRSWLDPNDVRNLLALEGFECFRSFNEILCPLPIPLVEQITNRVLARLWPLRHLCLANFFIARPAPKPAEKSMRVTVVVPARNEAGNIRRLCEEIPEIGAGTEIIFVEGNSTDDTWETLERTVPDFPERCIKLLRQPGRGKGDAVRCGFAAATGDVLMILDADLTVPAADLRRFYNAIAEGRGEFINGVRLVYPMQDEAMRFLNLVANKFFALAFSWVLGQPIKDTLCGTKVLTRHNYDRLAANRAYFGEFDPFGDFDLIFGASKLNLRIVDLPIRYQNRVYGTTNISRWRHGMLLLRMLALATRRLKFV, encoded by the coding sequence GTGACTACTACCGTGTCTGATCACGGCGCCCACTCCCTGCCGAGCAGCGAGGGTCGCCGCCTCGCGAGCATCGAGAATCCATCGCCGCAGGCACAGCGGCTCGCCTATCTCCAAGAGCTTCGCCGCATGTCGGCGCAGCGCTCGGGTGGCGAGGAGCCGCGCCGACGCCCGAGCTACTACCAGCGCGAGATCGTCCGCCTCTACCGACTGCTGGTGCCGCGGGGTGCCTCCGTGCTGGAGCTCTCGATCGGCGATGCGCCGCTGCTTCCGCATCTTGAACCCGCTCGCGGCGTGAGCGTGAACATGGAGTCGGGGGCTGTCGCTCGGGCGCGCGATCGGCACCCCGGGCTGCGATTTGAGACCGTGCCGTCCTACGACGAACTCGAGTCGATCGGGCAGGAGTCCTTCGACTTCGTGCTGATTCCCGACCTGCTCGTCGACCTCTGGGATGTGCAGGCGGTCTTCGCCGCAGTGCGGCGCTTCTGTCACTCCGGCACGCGTGTCATCATCAACAGCTACAGCCGACTCTGGCAGGCGCCACTGGCTGCGGCGCGGAAGCTGAAGCTGGCACGCCCGCGCCTCGGTCGAAGCTGGCTTGACCCGAACGATGTCAGGAACCTGCTTGCGCTTGAAGGCTTCGAGTGCTTCCGCTCCTTCAACGAGATCCTCTGCCCCCTTCCGATTCCGCTGGTCGAGCAGATCACCAATCGCGTGCTCGCCCGGCTCTGGCCGCTTCGTCACCTATGTCTTGCGAACTTCTTCATCGCTCGTCCGGCGCCCAAGCCTGCCGAGAAATCGATGCGTGTGACGGTGGTGGTGCCGGCCCGTAACGAAGCGGGCAACATTCGACGGCTCTGCGAGGAGATTCCCGAGATCGGCGCAGGCACGGAGATCATCTTCGTCGAAGGGAACTCCACCGATGACACTTGGGAGACGCTCGAGCGCACGGTGCCCGACTTCCCCGAGCGCTGCATCAAGCTTCTGCGCCAGCCCGGGCGCGGCAAGGGCGATGCGGTGCGCTGCGGCTTCGCGGCGGCCACCGGCGATGTGCTCATGATCCTCGACGCCGATCTCACCGTTCCCGCCGCCGACCTTCGGCGCTTCTACAACGCCATCGCCGAGGGCCGCGGCGAGTTCATCAACGGTGTGCGACTCGTCTATCCAATGCAGGATGAGGCGATGCGCTTCCTGAACCTGGTCGCGAACAAGTTCTTCGCTTTGGCGTTCAGTTGGGTGCTGGGCCAGCCCATCAAGGACACCCTCTGCGGTACGAAGGTGCTGACCCGACACAACTACGACCGTCTTGCGGCGAATCGCGCCTACTTCGGAGAGTTCGATCCCTTCGGCGACTTCGACCTCATCTTCGGCGCATCGAAGCTCAACCTGCGCATTGTCGACCTGCCGATCCGATACCAGAATCGCGTCTATGGCACGACGAACATCAGCCGCTGGCGCCACGGCATGCTTCTCCTGCGGATGCTCGCGCTCGCCACGCGACGGCTGAAGTTCGTTTGA